A single region of the Flammeovirga agarivorans genome encodes:
- a CDS encoding amylo-alpha-1,6-glucosidase: MKITRYILGVLVFALLISCESEEKYVSKEAIKDQILKELAVPVSKEENRVVTYTNKRSAYFQTQSHVLNSELYNWFDGWNVGQKRIFSDYQIEIDGKAFDRANADVIAYPHYLQRATEAAVEKLILFDDQDVIYVSLDHVKGKRTKLTLLGEQIKAESSDGEATYYTSSEAKDMILAVAPSHKETITKEGEANVTASGRGGFYISIADSKENAMQLIKDARVSHGEWFQLRADRMTSLVTSNTYVKTDDAHFDKALMWLTLTMDELVTHQRGYGIYAGIPWFNEYWGRDTFISMPGGTLVLGETEVAKKILLSFSEVQDTKRNSKYYGRIPNIVKMESLNYHTTDGTPRFIGQMLDYIKYSGDNELIKTIYPTVKRSVDGAIKNWVNKKGYLTHEDADTWMDARREPDHQPYSPRGSFANDIQALWYQQLNAAAYFAKVTNHKSDSERWSKLAEKMRANFNHDFFDKEHSYMADRIDHDDKPDFQFRPNQLFAMDFMTDDVAKMKLTREIWEHLVYPWGVASLSQEDPNFHPYHLAWEHYHKDAAYHNGTIWQWNNGFAMQRMIESGQPDIAFQLFENMNAQSLDMGAVGSMNENADAFPHKGETYPKLTGTYMQAWSNAEQLRVWYQYFLGIRPNAIENTLVLAPRFPSKINKIEYKEKILNAYLDGVYYTKNGIEKYIYTLDGKDVTIKFDHALFQPVDIDVKSGEKVEITREGKELTLTVFNPDGKQRELKKEHLDETLQKRQETSDEIFKGTEFCKPDMDREYECMKQTFQKQ, encoded by the coding sequence ATGAAAATCACTCGTTACATACTAGGTGTGCTGGTTTTTGCTTTACTTATAAGCTGTGAATCAGAAGAAAAATATGTATCCAAAGAAGCTATCAAAGATCAAATATTAAAAGAACTAGCTGTACCTGTTTCCAAAGAGGAAAATAGGGTGGTAACATATACCAATAAAAGAAGTGCTTATTTTCAAACTCAAAGTCATGTTTTAAACAGTGAATTATACAATTGGTTCGACGGTTGGAATGTAGGACAAAAGAGAATTTTCTCAGATTATCAAATAGAAATTGATGGAAAAGCTTTTGATAGAGCAAATGCAGATGTTATTGCTTATCCACATTATCTACAAAGAGCTACAGAGGCAGCTGTAGAAAAATTAATCCTTTTTGATGACCAAGATGTGATTTATGTTTCATTGGATCATGTTAAAGGTAAAAGAACTAAGTTGACTCTTTTAGGTGAACAAATTAAAGCTGAAAGTTCAGATGGAGAAGCGACGTATTATACTTCTTCAGAAGCGAAAGATATGATTCTAGCTGTAGCTCCTTCTCATAAAGAAACTATCACTAAAGAGGGGGAAGCAAATGTAACAGCATCGGGTAGAGGAGGTTTCTATATCTCTATAGCAGACTCAAAAGAGAATGCAATGCAATTGATTAAGGATGCAAGAGTTAGTCATGGAGAGTGGTTCCAATTAAGAGCCGACCGTATGACATCTTTAGTTACTTCAAATACATATGTAAAAACAGATGATGCTCACTTTGATAAGGCATTGATGTGGTTAACTCTAACAATGGATGAATTGGTAACTCATCAGAGAGGATATGGCATCTATGCGGGTATTCCTTGGTTTAATGAGTATTGGGGTAGAGATACTTTTATTTCAATGCCTGGTGGTACATTAGTTCTAGGGGAAACAGAAGTTGCTAAAAAAATCTTATTGTCTTTCTCTGAAGTTCAAGACACCAAACGTAATTCTAAGTACTATGGTAGAATTCCAAATATTGTGAAAATGGAATCCCTAAATTATCATACTACAGATGGTACGCCTAGGTTTATTGGTCAGATGTTGGATTACATTAAATATTCAGGAGACAATGAACTGATTAAAACGATTTATCCTACAGTAAAACGTTCTGTTGACGGAGCAATTAAGAACTGGGTAAACAAGAAAGGATACCTTACTCACGAAGATGCTGATACATGGATGGATGCTAGAAGAGAACCAGATCATCAGCCGTATTCACCAAGAGGTAGCTTTGCAAATGATATTCAAGCACTATGGTATCAACAATTAAATGCAGCGGCTTATTTTGCCAAAGTAACAAATCATAAGAGTGATAGTGAGCGTTGGTCTAAATTAGCTGAAAAAATGAGAGCTAATTTTAACCATGATTTCTTTGATAAGGAGCATAGTTATATGGCAGACCGTATCGACCATGATGATAAACCAGACTTCCAATTTAGACCCAACCAATTATTTGCAATGGACTTCATGACGGATGATGTTGCAAAAATGAAGTTGACAAGAGAAATCTGGGAACATTTAGTTTATCCTTGGGGTGTAGCTTCTCTATCACAAGAAGATCCTAATTTCCATCCATATCACTTGGCTTGGGAACATTACCATAAAGATGCGGCATACCATAACGGTACTATTTGGCAATGGAACAACGGTTTCGCTATGCAACGTATGATTGAAAGTGGACAACCTGATATTGCTTTCCAATTGTTTGAGAACATGAACGCTCAATCATTAGATATGGGTGCTGTAGGTTCTATGAATGAAAATGCAGATGCTTTCCCACATAAAGGAGAGACTTACCCGAAATTAACGGGTACGTATATGCAAGCTTGGTCAAATGCAGAACAATTGAGAGTGTGGTATCAATACTTCTTAGGTATTAGACCAAATGCCATTGAAAATACTTTAGTTTTGGCTCCTAGATTCCCATCAAAAATCAATAAAATTGAATACAAGGAGAAAATCTTAAATGCCTATTTAGATGGTGTATATTACACTAAAAATGGCATTGAAAAATACATTTATACTTTGGATGGAAAAGATGTGACAATCAAATTTGATCATGCATTATTCCAGCCTGTAGATATAGATGTAAAATCTGGTGAGAAAGTTGAAATTACTAGAGAGGGTAAAGAACTTACATTAACAGTATTCAACCCAGATGGTAAGCAAAGAGAACTGAAAAAAGAACATCTTGACGAGACCTTGCAAAAACGTCAGGAGACTTCAGATGAAATATTTAAAGGTACCGAGTTTTGTAAGCCTGATATGGACAGAGAATATGAATGTATGAAACAAACATTCCAAAAACAGTAA
- the menD gene encoding 2-succinyl-5-enolpyruvyl-6-hydroxy-3-cyclohexene-1-carboxylic-acid synthase, translating into MSQHRKDLLVEVGQFVEQVYQMGVREVVLSPGSRVAPLALAFVRHPHIKTRTVSDERSAAFIALGIAQQTNSPVVIACTSGTAALDYAPAVAEAFYQRIPLIVLTADRPTEWIDQWDGQTIRQQNIFGGHVKKSFQMPVDLTHDEAKWYRRRIGAEALQKALDYPQGPIQINWPLREPFYPEEGEEFVYDSENAKAVKVIKSETYLDQDTWEEEILPIVQSVKKILIVAGQGQREDSIVESFNQLNIPVVSDIISNYGNATSAIIHQDVFLKAECIEALQPDVLITFGMSVISKNLKLFLRKNPPKYHIHLQEGGEVPDPFMALSTVVRSTPDAFFDQLSELEFDEEYLEEWKSADEKVKANRIDFFELLTFSELEVVNHLLSELPENSVLHLANSMSVRYANFLGLERDDVDVYANRGTSGIDGSTSTAIGHAISDPDRTHFLLTGDLAFFYDRNAFWNNYLPKNLKVVLLNNQGGVIFRMIDGPTRQPELEEYFETHQRTSAKFLAEEFQCKYWEANSREEFYFSYDSFLNELENVSIFEVFTDKNISKNTFKAFKREGLYSK; encoded by the coding sequence ATGAGTCAACACCGAAAGGATTTATTAGTTGAAGTCGGACAATTTGTAGAACAAGTTTACCAAATGGGTGTTAGAGAAGTGGTATTATCGCCAGGGTCTCGTGTCGCTCCATTGGCATTGGCATTTGTTCGTCACCCTCATATAAAAACTAGAACCGTTAGTGATGAAAGATCAGCTGCATTTATTGCACTGGGTATAGCACAGCAAACTAATTCTCCCGTTGTTATAGCATGTACATCTGGAACTGCAGCATTGGATTATGCTCCAGCAGTGGCAGAAGCTTTTTATCAACGTATTCCACTTATTGTACTCACCGCCGATCGTCCAACAGAATGGATAGATCAATGGGATGGACAAACTATTCGACAACAAAATATATTTGGGGGACATGTTAAAAAGTCATTCCAAATGCCAGTCGATTTAACTCATGATGAAGCAAAATGGTATAGAAGAAGGATAGGCGCTGAGGCTTTACAAAAAGCACTTGATTATCCTCAAGGCCCTATACAAATTAATTGGCCTCTAAGAGAACCTTTTTATCCTGAGGAAGGTGAGGAGTTTGTCTATGATTCGGAGAATGCTAAAGCTGTTAAGGTAATAAAATCTGAAACTTACCTTGATCAGGATACTTGGGAAGAAGAAATACTTCCAATAGTACAGTCGGTTAAGAAGATTCTTATTGTGGCAGGGCAAGGACAAAGAGAAGACTCAATAGTAGAGAGTTTTAATCAATTAAATATTCCTGTAGTATCTGATATTATTTCCAATTATGGAAATGCTACTTCGGCAATAATTCATCAAGATGTTTTTCTTAAGGCAGAATGTATTGAAGCACTACAGCCCGATGTGTTAATCACTTTTGGGATGTCTGTAATTTCTAAAAACTTAAAGCTCTTCTTAAGAAAGAATCCACCAAAATACCATATACATCTTCAAGAAGGAGGAGAGGTTCCAGATCCTTTTATGGCTTTATCTACAGTTGTCCGTTCAACTCCAGATGCTTTTTTTGATCAACTATCTGAATTAGAGTTTGATGAAGAGTATTTAGAAGAATGGAAAAGTGCAGATGAAAAGGTAAAAGCCAATAGAATCGATTTCTTTGAACTACTTACTTTTTCTGAGTTGGAGGTAGTCAACCATTTATTATCGGAACTACCAGAAAATTCAGTACTGCATTTGGCAAATAGTATGTCAGTAAGGTATGCTAACTTTTTAGGGTTAGAACGAGATGATGTTGATGTTTATGCCAATCGAGGAACAAGTGGTATAGATGGAAGTACTTCTACTGCTATCGGACATGCTATATCAGATCCAGACAGAACACACTTCCTATTGACTGGAGATCTGGCATTCTTTTACGATAGAAATGCTTTCTGGAATAACTATTTACCTAAAAACCTTAAAGTGGTGTTATTAAATAACCAAGGAGGAGTAATTTTTAGGATGATCGATGGCCCTACGAGACAACCAGAATTAGAAGAATACTTCGAAACTCATCAAAGAACATCAGCCAAATTCTTAGCAGAAGAGTTTCAATGTAAATATTGGGAAGCAAATTCTAGAGAGGAGTTTTATTTCTCATATGATAGTTTCCTAAATGAATTGGAGAACGTCAGTATCTTTGAAGTGTTCACAGACAAAAATATTAGTAAGAATACCTTTAAAGCATTCAAAAGAGAAGGTTTATATTCCAAATAA
- a CDS encoding 1,4-dihydroxy-2-naphthoyl-CoA synthase — MAELEWKTEKEYEEITFKSLNGVARIAFNRPECRNAFTPKTVDELWEALIICHESQEIGVVLITGEGPSEKDGGWAFCSGGDQRVRSNTGYKGSNGINRFNILDVQRQIRFMNKVVIAVVPGWAVGGGHSLHVVCDMTIASKEHAKFKQTDADVASFDGGFGSAYLARQVGQKRAREIFFLGAEYSAQEAYEMGMVNKVVPHEELEQVAYDWAQEIMTKSPTAIKMLKFGFNLIDDGLVGQQVYAGEATRLAYGTEEAVEGRNAFLEKRKRDFSTFPKFP, encoded by the coding sequence ATGGCAGAACTAGAATGGAAAACTGAGAAAGAATACGAGGAAATCACCTTTAAGTCATTAAATGGTGTAGCTAGAATCGCATTCAATAGACCGGAATGTAGAAATGCATTTACTCCAAAGACTGTAGATGAATTATGGGAAGCTTTAATTATTTGTCATGAGAGCCAAGAAATTGGTGTAGTACTTATTACAGGTGAAGGTCCTTCTGAAAAAGACGGTGGATGGGCATTCTGTTCTGGTGGAGACCAACGCGTTAGATCAAATACAGGATATAAAGGTTCTAACGGCATCAATAGATTTAATATTCTTGATGTACAACGTCAGATCCGTTTTATGAATAAAGTTGTTATCGCTGTAGTTCCAGGATGGGCTGTAGGTGGTGGTCATAGTTTACATGTAGTTTGTGACATGACTATTGCAAGTAAAGAACATGCGAAGTTTAAGCAAACAGATGCTGATGTTGCTAGTTTTGATGGTGGTTTCGGTTCCGCTTACCTAGCACGTCAGGTAGGACAAAAAAGAGCAAGAGAGATTTTCTTCTTAGGAGCTGAGTACTCTGCCCAAGAGGCCTATGAAATGGGTATGGTAAATAAAGTTGTACCTCATGAAGAATTAGAACAAGTAGCATACGATTGGGCACAAGAAATTATGACAAAGAGCCCTACGGCAATTAAAATGCTTAAGTTTGGTTTCAACTTAATCGATGATGGATTAGTAGGCCAACAAGTATATGCTGGTGAGGCTACGCGATTAGCTTATGGTACGGAAGAAGCTGTTGAAGGAAGAAATGCTTTCTTAGAAAAGAGAAAACGAGACTTCTCAACTTTCCCTAAGTTTCCATGA
- the rsmG gene encoding 16S rRNA (guanine(527)-N(7))-methyltransferase RsmG, giving the protein MANIDILLKYFPDLTDVQKHQFSQLQDLYAEWNEKVNVISRKDIENLYERHILHSLSIANVIQFKPGSEILDVGTGGGFPGIPLAIMFPKVKFHLVDSIGKKINVVNEIAKAVGLTNVVAEQVRAEKVDGEYDFVVSRAVTRIDVLYRWVRTKVSHQQGHEWNNGIICLKGGDLTEEFSKLNKKKYKLMDMSDMFEEDFFETKKVAYVPIAR; this is encoded by the coding sequence ATGGCTAATATTGATATCTTATTAAAGTATTTTCCAGATTTAACAGATGTACAAAAACATCAATTCTCACAACTTCAAGATTTATATGCGGAGTGGAATGAGAAAGTAAATGTAATTTCTAGAAAAGACATTGAAAACTTATATGAACGTCACATACTACATTCATTAAGTATTGCAAATGTGATCCAATTTAAGCCAGGAAGTGAAATTTTGGATGTAGGTACTGGTGGAGGTTTCCCTGGTATACCTTTAGCGATTATGTTCCCAAAAGTGAAATTCCACCTTGTTGATTCTATTGGGAAAAAAATCAACGTAGTGAACGAAATTGCAAAAGCAGTTGGGTTAACTAATGTTGTAGCAGAACAGGTAAGAGCAGAAAAAGTGGATGGCGAATATGACTTTGTAGTTTCTAGAGCAGTAACTAGAATCGACGTTTTATATCGTTGGGTTAGAACAAAGGTTTCCCACCAACAAGGTCATGAGTGGAATAATGGAATTATCTGCTTAAAAGGTGGTGATCTAACGGAAGAATTCTCAAAGCTTAACAAGAAAAAATATAAGCTAATGGATATGTCGGATATGTTTGAAGAAGATTTCTTCGAAACGAAAAAAGTAGCCTACGTTCCGATAGCAAGATAG
- a CDS encoding DUF2461 domain-containing protein codes for MITTSLLDFLSELKENNQKDWFTEHKKEYQVHLGTMKELFNELQVKLNQTDQIDAHKIYRIYRDVRFSKDKTPYKTWFSGYFSRVKPQLRGGYFLHIENNNSMVGGGFYGPNKDDLKRIRQEFEFGADEMRGIINDPVFVKNFGTLQGDEVKTAPKGFSKEDPAIDLIRKKQFIAIRKFSNEEVLSPTFQDEIISTFLALRPFFDYMTDVLTTDLNGESVM; via the coding sequence ATGATCACTACATCACTTTTAGACTTTCTCTCCGAATTAAAGGAAAACAACCAAAAAGATTGGTTTACTGAACATAAAAAGGAATATCAGGTACATTTGGGAACGATGAAAGAGTTGTTCAATGAACTTCAAGTAAAATTGAATCAAACGGACCAAATTGATGCTCATAAAATCTATAGAATTTATCGCGATGTAAGATTCTCCAAAGATAAAACTCCTTACAAAACATGGTTCTCTGGTTATTTTTCTAGAGTGAAACCACAGTTAAGAGGAGGATATTTTCTACATATCGAAAATAATAATTCTATGGTTGGTGGTGGATTTTATGGCCCCAACAAAGATGATTTAAAAAGAATTCGTCAAGAATTTGAGTTTGGTGCAGACGAGATGAGAGGAATCATTAATGATCCTGTATTCGTAAAGAACTTTGGGACACTACAAGGTGATGAAGTAAAAACAGCTCCAAAAGGTTTTAGTAAAGAAGATCCTGCAATAGACCTTATTCGTAAGAAACAGTTTATCGCGATTAGAAAATTCTCTAACGAAGAAGTTTTATCACCTACATTCCAAGATGAAATTATTTCTACATTCCTAGCTTTAAGACCATTCTTCGATTATATGACGGATGTTTTAACGACAGATTTAAATGGGGAAAGCGTGATGTAA
- a CDS encoding polyprenyl synthetase family protein, translating to MSKKIHDFQRPVQEHMLKFEKKFRQYMKSDVALLDRIMSYIVKSKGKQMRPIMVFLTAGATGEVQDQTYRGAALIELLHTATLVHDDVVDDADYRRGFFSIKALWKNKTAVLVGDYLLSRGLLLSVDNSDFDLLRFVSTAVKEMSEGELMQIEKARRLDITEDVYFEIIRQKTATLIAACTAVGASSSGASEEVIKKMHKMGEKIGIAFQIKDDLFDYGTDEIGKPLGIDIKEKKMTLPLIYALNNATWLKKKEIIFKIKTQNTNQKVVREIIEFVKSSGGLEYAEKTMHEYIKQGRDILDELPDSEYKAALHQLITYVVERKI from the coding sequence ATGTCAAAAAAAATACACGACTTCCAGCGTCCTGTGCAAGAGCATATGCTCAAATTTGAAAAGAAGTTCCGTCAGTATATGAAATCTGATGTGGCACTTCTTGATAGAATTATGAGCTACATTGTGAAAAGCAAAGGTAAGCAGATGCGTCCAATTATGGTGTTTCTTACCGCAGGTGCAACTGGTGAAGTTCAAGACCAAACTTACAGAGGAGCAGCTCTAATCGAATTACTACATACTGCCACACTAGTACATGACGACGTTGTTGATGATGCAGATTATCGTCGTGGATTCTTCTCAATTAAAGCACTATGGAAAAATAAAACTGCTGTATTAGTAGGTGATTACCTTTTATCTAGAGGGTTATTACTTTCTGTGGATAATAGCGATTTTGATCTACTACGTTTTGTTTCTACTGCAGTAAAAGAAATGTCTGAAGGTGAGCTGATGCAAATTGAAAAGGCTCGCCGATTAGATATTACAGAGGATGTTTACTTCGAAATTATTCGTCAGAAAACAGCAACATTGATTGCTGCTTGTACAGCTGTTGGTGCTTCATCATCAGGAGCTTCAGAAGAAGTGATCAAAAAGATGCATAAAATGGGAGAGAAGATTGGTATCGCTTTCCAAATTAAAGATGATCTTTTTGATTATGGTACTGATGAAATCGGTAAACCATTAGGTATTGATATTAAAGAAAAGAAAATGACCTTGCCTTTAATCTACGCATTAAATAATGCTACTTGGTTAAAGAAAAAAGAGATTATTTTCAAAATTAAAACTCAGAATACAAACCAAAAGGTTGTACGAGAGATTATAGAGTTTGTAAAGTCTTCTGGTGGTTTAGAGTATGCAGAAAAAACAATGCATGAATACATCAAACAAGGTAGAGATATCTTGGATGAACTTCCAGATTCTGAATATAAAGCAGCTTTACACCAATTAATCACTTACGTTGTAGAACGTAAGATCTAA
- a CDS encoding glycoside hydrolase family 38 N-terminal domain-containing protein produces the protein MNQLITKNWWMILIFHLSIIGPISAQNQLFLKGYTNYLHGDIMPYKSPQEDANQAMLVRCENGKEVMEWEAEAVPSSFKGEFVEYGVIMGVDIDRAQYSYDIYINDKKYFTFTAPEESILQDVITEGPNQSKLTFKGTMIDAYSDLFGYGFLKIKAEDLPKDQPIRMKIVAPTIGKSSWMMLFKYGVDGNVSWKQEPAVVKSSKGPQQLLRTTILHYGNPTNAVITAGKQKEKVTLNVGANVFRIKVPKVTENTTVDVAVKVGKKVLDEREITLTPVKPYDVYLLHHSHVDIGYTHTQDEVEKMQWQNLDDAVMMSEKTADYPEDSKFKWSVEVMWAVESYLKNTTPEKKEAFLKAVKNGSIELDGLYGNMLTGLSNPQELVESTFDALQVSDEVGVPLESAMITDVPGYTWGLVPVLAHSGVKYLSAGTNVFHRIGGTISTWGDRPFYWSSLSGEEKIMVWVHEKGYSHFHTGLGFTDLKVLLTPKSVFDYLNELNDRNYPYDITTLRYTVGSDNGPVDQGISETVKQWNETYETPRVVLSTTTESFKAFEKRFGDELPVVKGDFTPYWEDGAGSTSKETTLVRNASEKLSQAMTLLSLNNSDIPNETFEQAWRYVLLYNEHTWGAYNSISEPEADFVHSQWAVKQSFALKADSIASELLELALNTKKASSGIEVTNTLSWERSNLIYLSKEQSKNGDLVIDETGKKLPSQRLNNGELAVWIENMPAYSTKSLTVKEGDAYTVEKLITTNSSIENKDIKLNIDQVNGTIVSLFDKKRQKELVDKSTLKGLNDFYYVAGRNPKAPLTTKGNIEIDIVESGDLLTVLKVASSAPGTEEWVRFFKINAYSNEIEIDNQINKSNVYDPEGVHIGFPFNVKNGTVRIDVPFGEYIPEKEQLDGSCKNYFTVQRYVDVSNIDHGITWASPDAPMIELGEITTDALSYGWVQEVKPTQTIYAYLMNNYWETNYKASQEGWHSFRFVLKPHGSYVSSDAKRFSTQVSQPLLISETQSESFAGLITPKSKHILVTASRPMGENKVLVTLLNASAADHILEWEKSDKVKSISLSNIHGDQLSEYSEKENITGWGIRFLLIETTSKVSSK, from the coding sequence ATGAATCAACTTATTACTAAGAACTGGTGGATGATATTAATCTTCCATTTGAGCATTATCGGTCCAATATCAGCTCAGAACCAACTTTTCCTAAAAGGATATACCAATTATCTCCATGGGGATATTATGCCCTACAAGTCTCCACAAGAAGATGCCAACCAAGCCATGCTCGTACGTTGTGAAAACGGAAAAGAAGTGATGGAATGGGAAGCAGAAGCTGTACCTTCTTCTTTTAAGGGGGAGTTTGTTGAATATGGAGTAATTATGGGTGTTGATATTGATAGAGCACAATACAGCTACGATATTTATATCAACGATAAAAAATATTTCACATTTACTGCCCCTGAAGAAAGCATCCTACAAGATGTTATTACAGAAGGTCCAAATCAATCTAAGTTAACTTTTAAAGGAACTATGATTGACGCTTATAGCGATTTATTTGGTTACGGCTTCTTAAAAATCAAAGCAGAAGATTTACCAAAAGACCAACCTATCCGTATGAAAATCGTTGCTCCAACGATTGGTAAATCCAGTTGGATGATGCTTTTTAAATATGGTGTTGATGGCAATGTCAGCTGGAAACAAGAACCTGCCGTAGTAAAATCCTCTAAAGGACCACAACAGCTTTTAAGAACTACCATACTTCATTATGGAAACCCAACGAATGCAGTAATAACTGCAGGAAAACAAAAGGAAAAAGTAACGTTAAATGTAGGTGCCAATGTTTTCAGAATCAAAGTGCCCAAAGTAACTGAAAATACAACCGTTGATGTTGCAGTTAAAGTTGGCAAAAAGGTATTAGATGAAAGAGAGATTACACTTACTCCAGTTAAGCCTTATGACGTTTATCTCTTACACCATTCTCATGTTGACATTGGGTATACTCATACACAAGATGAAGTGGAGAAAATGCAATGGCAAAACTTAGATGATGCTGTTATGATGAGTGAGAAAACAGCCGATTATCCAGAAGATTCTAAGTTTAAATGGTCTGTAGAAGTGATGTGGGCTGTTGAAAGCTACCTTAAAAACACAACTCCTGAGAAAAAAGAAGCATTTCTTAAAGCGGTAAAAAATGGCTCGATTGAACTAGATGGTCTTTATGGAAATATGCTTACAGGCTTATCTAACCCACAGGAGCTAGTCGAGTCTACTTTTGATGCATTACAAGTTTCCGATGAAGTGGGTGTTCCTTTAGAGTCTGCAATGATTACCGACGTACCAGGTTATACATGGGGGTTAGTACCTGTTTTAGCACATTCGGGTGTAAAATATTTATCTGCGGGTACCAACGTATTCCATAGAATCGGCGGAACGATTTCTACCTGGGGTGATCGTCCTTTCTACTGGAGTTCTCTATCTGGAGAAGAAAAAATTATGGTTTGGGTACATGAAAAAGGTTACTCACACTTTCATACTGGTCTAGGTTTTACAGATTTAAAGGTATTATTAACTCCAAAATCTGTCTTTGATTACCTTAACGAATTAAATGATAGAAACTACCCTTATGATATCACAACATTAAGATATACAGTAGGTTCTGATAATGGTCCAGTAGATCAGGGAATTTCAGAGACAGTAAAACAATGGAATGAAACTTATGAAACTCCAAGAGTAGTACTATCAACGACAACAGAATCATTTAAGGCGTTTGAAAAACGTTTTGGAGATGAATTACCTGTAGTAAAGGGAGATTTCACTCCTTATTGGGAAGATGGTGCTGGATCAACTTCCAAAGAAACAACTTTAGTTAGAAATGCTTCTGAAAAGTTATCACAAGCTATGACTTTATTAAGTTTAAATAATAGTGATATTCCTAACGAAACTTTTGAGCAAGCATGGAGATATGTTTTATTATACAATGAACATACTTGGGGAGCTTACAATTCAATTTCAGAACCAGAAGCAGATTTTGTTCATTCTCAATGGGCAGTAAAACAATCTTTTGCCTTAAAAGCGGATAGTATTGCTAGTGAGCTATTGGAACTGGCATTAAATACTAAAAAAGCATCTAGCGGTATTGAGGTTACCAATACGTTGAGTTGGGAAAGATCTAATCTAATTTATTTATCAAAAGAACAATCAAAAAATGGTGATTTAGTCATTGATGAGACTGGGAAAAAACTCCCATCACAAAGATTAAATAATGGAGAATTAGCTGTTTGGATTGAAAATATGCCTGCCTATTCAACAAAATCATTGACTGTAAAAGAAGGAGATGCCTACACAGTAGAGAAACTTATCACAACAAATTCTTCCATTGAGAATAAAGACATCAAATTAAATATTGACCAAGTTAATGGTACTATTGTTTCATTATTTGATAAGAAAAGACAGAAAGAATTAGTTGATAAAAGCACACTTAAAGGACTGAATGATTTTTACTATGTAGCGGGTAGAAATCCTAAGGCTCCACTAACTACAAAAGGAAATATTGAAATTGACATCGTTGAATCGGGAGATCTTCTTACGGTTTTAAAAGTTGCTTCATCAGCTCCTGGTACAGAAGAATGGGTGAGATTCTTTAAGATTAATGCTTACAGTAATGAAATTGAGATTGATAATCAGATCAATAAAAGTAATGTTTATGATCCAGAAGGAGTTCATATTGGTTTCCCATTTAATGTAAAAAATGGAACTGTTAGAATTGATGTTCCTTTTGGAGAATATATTCCGGAAAAAGAACAACTTGATGGTTCTTGTAAAAACTACTTCACTGTACAACGCTATGTAGATGTTTCAAACATAGACCATGGTATCACATGGGCTTCTCCTGATGCTCCAATGATTGAGTTGGGTGAAATTACTACAGATGCATTATCTTATGGTTGGGTTCAAGAAGTAAAACCTACACAGACTATTTATGCTTACCTGATGAATAATTATTGGGAGACAAATTATAAAGCAAGTCAAGAAGGATGGCATTCCTTTAGGTTTGTATTGAAACCACATGGTAGTTATGTTTCTAGTGATGCGAAACGTTTTAGTACTCAAGTTTCTCAGCCATTATTAATTAGTGAAACTCAAAGTGAAAGTTTTGCTGGATTAATCACACCAAAATCAAAGCATATTTTGGTAACGGCATCTAGACCAATGGGTGAAAACAAAGTGTTGGTTACCTTATTAAATGCCTCAGCTGCAGATCATATTTTAGAATGGGAAAAATCGGATAAAGTGAAATCTATTTCTCTTTCTAATATCCATGGAGATCAGCTATCTGAATATTCAGAAAAAGAAAATATTACCGGATGGGGTATTCGTTTCTTACTAATTGAAACAACCAGCAAAGTATCGTCTAAATAA